In Populus nigra chromosome 10, ddPopNigr1.1, whole genome shotgun sequence, the following proteins share a genomic window:
- the LOC133704816 gene encoding uncharacterized protein LOC133704816 isoform X1 — protein MAGNVRYELSSASPEELGFTGSYSNGQRGSYPNASFDRSGSFRESSESRMFSSGASTPRASASPARSMGPLTQHLSLDPVTMGDPKNTRTGELKRAFGISLGSATEDNSFGAAHSKPPPAVDVEELKRIRAGVLDDYRKSRNRAKMWNEYLLRLQKFPEDLNSKNQQRSEILMNERSGGSNFLKMGTQIHRNPSDLGTQRLEDRTKTIVLNKRVRSSVAESRADGRSNTVPRQPLVTGKDRDIHRDGEVSNLTEEKVRRLPAGGEGWDKKMKKKRSVGTVFTRTIDSDGEVKRVMHHKFNNEQSLQSYDAQGFRSGSFNGSSGMNKVDGISSSANSNTRAIPKESEKVSLTRDYAAGMNKERLVVKANNKVNITEDNKHTVSPSPVTKGKASRTPRTSSLMAASTSTNTPLSPGGFDGWEQPPAITKVNSVGGPNNRKRPMPTGSSSPPMAKWVGQRPQKISRTRRVNVVSPVSNHDEGQMSSERGHVSDFATRVTSGIDGPPLAKDVLNGTTQVRVKHENVSSPSRLSESEESGENREGKPKDKRTGSGGVEERSLNQNAVPSVLVTKKNKTLGREDTGDGVRRQGRTGRGPSSRTNISPMREKLENPASTKPLRHTRPISDKSGSKTGRPPLKKISDRKAFTRLGQIPIIGSPDFSGESDDDREELLAAANFACNASYLSCSGSFWKKMEPVFAPICSGDSSYLKQQLKSVEDLHKRLYEMFDCSNNSGDFVLEEDIPSQLIHEESERNLQDQDPPKKLARTSDLVDPKQDNSAVCGGSRTRNKVTPLYQRVLSALIVEDGSEEFAENSGGRNISFQCTGDSSPGDDCLSVDFEPGSTNGIDFNYESMLGFQHQKQSSVDGFSCNGNSTVNRISGFHNNSYIDHLVQGGNGFMHSKTGMFPGSFENNDEKSTIHSNAISMSAYDCQYGQLGLEDKLLMELQSVGLYPETVPDLADGEDEVINEDIIELQKKLQQVGKKEHLDNLTRAVEEGRELQEWPLEQVAMDRLVELAHRKQLATKGNNASKFGVPKVSKQVALAFTRRTLAKCRKFEDTGKSCFCEPPLRDVIFAAPRAIVVESTSCIQDPGASGSFTGRADRHDLHNDKFGRGVSLDHDFARTGPLLNRGRKKELLLDDVGGNALFKTTSSLGNTQLGGAKGKRSERERDKDVLARNSVTRAGRASQSNIKGDRKTKSKPKQKIAQLSASGDGIINKFKETGSHKKREAGATSKGSNPVDSLKKSRGATNIAEFQDLDSIELHEGNDFSDTQDLNSLFDGLPENDFAGEILLDDLPLQIPMDDLSMIL, from the exons ATGGCTGGAAATGTGAGGTACGAGTTGAGTTCTGCTAGTCCAGAGGAATTAGGTTTTACAGGTAGCTATTCTAATGGGCAGAGGGGGAGTTATCCTAATGCCAGTTTTGATAGGTCTGGAAGCTTCCGGGAGAGCAGTGAGAGCAGAATGTTCAGTTCTGGGGCAAGTACACCCAGGGCTTCTGCTTCACCAGCAAGGAGCATGGGCCCACTTACTCAACATCTGTCGTTGGATCCGGTTActatgggggacccaaaaaaTACTCGAACAGGCGAGTTAAAGAGGGCTTTTGGGATATCTCTTGGGAGTGCTACAGAAGATAATTCTTTTGGAGCTGCTCATTCAAAGCCACCCCCTGCAGTAGATGTAGAGGAACTGAAGCGGATCAGAGCAGGTGTATTAGATGACTATCGGAAGTCTAG gaATAGAGCAAAAATGTGGAATGAATACTTGCTAAGACTTCAAAAATTCCCAGAAGATTTAAATTCAAAGAATCAACAACGAAGTGAGATTCTAATGAATGAAAGATCTGGTGGTTCAAATTTTTTGAAGATGGGAACGCAGATTCATCGAAACCCTTCAGACCTTGGGACTCAAAGATTAGAGGACAGGACTAAGACTATTGTTTTGAATAAGCGTGTTCGCTCTTCTGTAGCAGAATCACGG GCTGATGGCCGAAGCAATACAGTTCCGAGGCAGCCTTTGGTGACAGGAAAAGACAGAGATATACACAGGGATGGTGAAGTTTCTAATCTTACTGAAGAAAAGGTCCGTAGGCTACCTGCTGGAGGGGAAGGGTGGgacaaaaagatgaaaaagaaacGTTCTGTTGGCACTGTTTTTACCAGAACAATAGACAGTGACGGGGAAGTTAAACGAGTGATGCATCATAAGTTTAATAATGAACAGAGTCTGCAGTCTTATGATGCCCAAGGCTTCAG GTCAGGATCTTTTAATGGGAGTAGTGGCATGAACAAGGTAGATGGAATTTCATCATCTGCTAATTCAAATACCCGTGCCATTCCCAAGGAATCAGAAAAAGTTTCTTTGACAAGGGATTATGCTGCTGGCATGAATAAGGAGCGACTTGTAGTGAAAGCAAACAATAA GGTAAATATCACAGAGGACAATAAGCACACAGTGAGTCCAAGTCCAGTGACAAAAGGAAAGGCTTCCAGGACACCTCGAACAAGCTCATTAATGGCAGCAAGTACATCTACTAATACTCCCCTCTCACCTGGGGGTTTTGATGGTTGGGAACAACCACCAGCCATAACCAAGGTCAATTCAGTTGGGGGGCCTAATAATCGCAAGCGTCCCATGCCTACAGGGTCATCATCTCCTCCAATGGCTAAATGGGTTGGTCAGAGACCACAAAAAATATCTCGTACCAGAAGGGTGAATGTAGTGTCTCCCGTCTCTAATCATGATGAAGGGCAGATGTCATCAGAAAGAGGACATGTTTCTGATTTTGCCACTCGAGTGACTTCTGGGATTGATGGGCCTCCTCTTGCCAAGGATGTGCTTAATGGAACCACACAAGTCAGAgtgaaacatgaaaatgtttcaTCTCCATCAAGATTATCTGAAAGTGAAGAATCTGGTGAAAATCGTGAGGGTAAGCCCAAGGACAAGAGAACAGGTAGTGGTGGGGTAGAGGAGAGATCGCTGAATCAGAATGCTGTTCCTTCTGTATTGGTTACAAAGAAGAATAAAACACTTGGTAGGGAAGACACTGGTGATGGTGTGCGAAGACAAGGAAGGACTGGTCGGGGTCCATCTTCTAGGACAAACATTTCACCAATGAGGGAGAAGTTGGAGAATCCAGCCTCGACCAAACCACTAAGACATACGAGGCCCATTTCAGACAAGAGCGGAAG CAAGACAGGTCGTCctcctcttaaaaaaatatcagatcGCAAGGCCTTCACTCGACTTGGGCAAATACCAATAATTGGTTCCCCAGATTTCTCAG gtgaATCGGATGACGATCGCGAAGAACTCTTAGCTGCTGCAAATTTTGCTTGCAATGCCAGCT ATCTTTCCTGTTCTGGTTCTTTTTGGAAGAAAATGGAGCCAGTTTTTGCTCCCATCTGCTCTGGGGATTCATCCTACTTGAAGCAACAG TTGAAGTCTGTGGAGGATCTCCACAAGAGATTATATGAGATGTTTGACTGCAGCAATAATTCG GGTGATTTTGTGCTTGAAGAAGACATTCCATCCCAACTTATTCATGAAGAAAGTGAGAGAAACTTGCAGGACCAGGATCCACCAAAAAAGTTGGCGAGGACTTCAGATTTGGTAGATCCAAAACAGGACAATAGTGCTGTATGTGGAGGCTCAAGAACAAGAAACAAAGTTACTCCACTGTACCAGAGAGTGTTGTCTGCTCTGATTGTAGAAGATGGGTCAGAAGAATTTGCAGAAAACAGTGGAGGGagaaatatttcttttcaatgtaCTGGAGATAGTTCTCCAGGTGATGATTGTCTCTCAGTGGATTTTGAGCCCGGGAGCACAAATggcattgattttaattatgaatcTATGTTGGGTTTTCAACATCAGAAGCAATCTTCCGTTGATGGTTTTTCTTGTAATGGAAATAGTACTGTTAATAGGATCAGTGGTTTTCACAATAATTCCTATATTGATCATTTGGTGCAAGGAGGTAATGGATTTATGCACTCAAAAACCGGAATGTTCCCTGGGAGTTTTGAGAATAATGATGAGAAATCAACCATACATTCAAATGCCATCAGCATGTCTGCATATGATTGCCAATATGGGCAACTAGGCCTGGAGGACAAACTCTTGATGGAGCTGCAGAGTGTTGGATTATATCCAGAAACAGTG CCTGATCTAGCAGATGGAGAGGATGAAGTGATTAATGAAGATATTATTGAGCTCCAGAAGAAACTTCAACAG GTTGGTAAAAAGGAACACTTGGACAATTTAACTAGAGCTGTTGAGGAGGGAAGGGAGTTGCAAGAATG GCCCCTTGAGCAGGTTGCAATGGATAGGCTTGTTGAATTGGCTCACAGAAAGCAGTTG GCCACCAAAGGAAATAATGCTTCAAAATTTGGGGTTCCAAAGGTTTCGAAACAAGTTGCCTTGGCTTTTACAAGGAGGACTCTTGCTAAATGTAGAAAATTTGAAGATACAGGCAAGAGTTGTTTTTGTGAGCCCCCCCTTCGAGATGTCATTTTCGCTGCACCTCGTGCAATTGTTGTGGAGTCCACAAGCTGTATTCAGGATCCTGGGGCTTCAG GCTCTTTCACTGGTAGAGCTGATAGGCATGATCTTCACAACGATAAATTTGGCAGGGGTGTATCATTAGACCATGATTTTGCCAGAACTGGACCATTATTGAACAGAGGGAGGAAGAAGGAACTACTGCTTGACGATGTTGGTGGTAATGCATTGTTCAAAACCACATCATCTCTTGGTAATACTCAGCTGGGTGGAGCCAAGGGAAAGAGAAGCGAGAGAGAAAGGGACAAGGATGTATTAGCTAGAAATTCTGTCACCAGAGCTGGTCGTGCTTCTCAGAGCAATATCAAGGGTGAccgtaaaacaaaatcaaaacccaagcAGAAGATTGCTCAGCTATCAGCTTCTGGAGATGGAATTATCAACAAGTTCAAAGAAACAGGTAGCCATAAGAAAAGAGAAGCTGGGGCAACATCCAAGGGTTCAAATCCTGTAGATTCATTGAAAAAAAGCAGAGGAGCGACAAACATTGCTGAGTTCCAAGATTTAGACTCTATAGAACTACACGAGGGCAATGATTTCAGTGACACTCAGGATCTgaatagtttgtttgatgggtTGCCAGAAAACGACTTTGCGGGTGAAATTCTACTTGATGACTTGCCCCTTCAAATTCCTatggacgacctttcaatgatTCTATAA
- the LOC133704816 gene encoding uncharacterized protein LOC133704816 isoform X2, with product MAGNVRSGSFRESSESRMFSSGASTPRASASPARSMGPLTQHLSLDPVTMGDPKNTRTGELKRAFGISLGSATEDNSFGAAHSKPPPAVDVEELKRIRAGVLDDYRKSRNRAKMWNEYLLRLQKFPEDLNSKNQQRSEILMNERSGGSNFLKMGTQIHRNPSDLGTQRLEDRTKTIVLNKRVRSSVAESRADGRSNTVPRQPLVTGKDRDIHRDGEVSNLTEEKVRRLPAGGEGWDKKMKKKRSVGTVFTRTIDSDGEVKRVMHHKFNNEQSLQSYDAQGFRSGSFNGSSGMNKVDGISSSANSNTRAIPKESEKVSLTRDYAAGMNKERLVVKANNKVNITEDNKHTVSPSPVTKGKASRTPRTSSLMAASTSTNTPLSPGGFDGWEQPPAITKVNSVGGPNNRKRPMPTGSSSPPMAKWVGQRPQKISRTRRVNVVSPVSNHDEGQMSSERGHVSDFATRVTSGIDGPPLAKDVLNGTTQVRVKHENVSSPSRLSESEESGENREGKPKDKRTGSGGVEERSLNQNAVPSVLVTKKNKTLGREDTGDGVRRQGRTGRGPSSRTNISPMREKLENPASTKPLRHTRPISDKSGSKTGRPPLKKISDRKAFTRLGQIPIIGSPDFSGESDDDREELLAAANFACNASYLSCSGSFWKKMEPVFAPICSGDSSYLKQQLKSVEDLHKRLYEMFDCSNNSGDFVLEEDIPSQLIHEESERNLQDQDPPKKLARTSDLVDPKQDNSAVCGGSRTRNKVTPLYQRVLSALIVEDGSEEFAENSGGRNISFQCTGDSSPGDDCLSVDFEPGSTNGIDFNYESMLGFQHQKQSSVDGFSCNGNSTVNRISGFHNNSYIDHLVQGGNGFMHSKTGMFPGSFENNDEKSTIHSNAISMSAYDCQYGQLGLEDKLLMELQSVGLYPETVPDLADGEDEVINEDIIELQKKLQQVGKKEHLDNLTRAVEEGRELQEWPLEQVAMDRLVELAHRKQLATKGNNASKFGVPKVSKQVALAFTRRTLAKCRKFEDTGKSCFCEPPLRDVIFAAPRAIVVESTSCIQDPGASGSFTGRADRHDLHNDKFGRGVSLDHDFARTGPLLNRGRKKELLLDDVGGNALFKTTSSLGNTQLGGAKGKRSERERDKDVLARNSVTRAGRASQSNIKGDRKTKSKPKQKIAQLSASGDGIINKFKETGSHKKREAGATSKGSNPVDSLKKSRGATNIAEFQDLDSIELHEGNDFSDTQDLNSLFDGLPENDFAGEILLDDLPLQIPMDDLSMIL from the exons ATGGCTGGAAATGTGAG GTCTGGAAGCTTCCGGGAGAGCAGTGAGAGCAGAATGTTCAGTTCTGGGGCAAGTACACCCAGGGCTTCTGCTTCACCAGCAAGGAGCATGGGCCCACTTACTCAACATCTGTCGTTGGATCCGGTTActatgggggacccaaaaaaTACTCGAACAGGCGAGTTAAAGAGGGCTTTTGGGATATCTCTTGGGAGTGCTACAGAAGATAATTCTTTTGGAGCTGCTCATTCAAAGCCACCCCCTGCAGTAGATGTAGAGGAACTGAAGCGGATCAGAGCAGGTGTATTAGATGACTATCGGAAGTCTAG gaATAGAGCAAAAATGTGGAATGAATACTTGCTAAGACTTCAAAAATTCCCAGAAGATTTAAATTCAAAGAATCAACAACGAAGTGAGATTCTAATGAATGAAAGATCTGGTGGTTCAAATTTTTTGAAGATGGGAACGCAGATTCATCGAAACCCTTCAGACCTTGGGACTCAAAGATTAGAGGACAGGACTAAGACTATTGTTTTGAATAAGCGTGTTCGCTCTTCTGTAGCAGAATCACGG GCTGATGGCCGAAGCAATACAGTTCCGAGGCAGCCTTTGGTGACAGGAAAAGACAGAGATATACACAGGGATGGTGAAGTTTCTAATCTTACTGAAGAAAAGGTCCGTAGGCTACCTGCTGGAGGGGAAGGGTGGgacaaaaagatgaaaaagaaacGTTCTGTTGGCACTGTTTTTACCAGAACAATAGACAGTGACGGGGAAGTTAAACGAGTGATGCATCATAAGTTTAATAATGAACAGAGTCTGCAGTCTTATGATGCCCAAGGCTTCAG GTCAGGATCTTTTAATGGGAGTAGTGGCATGAACAAGGTAGATGGAATTTCATCATCTGCTAATTCAAATACCCGTGCCATTCCCAAGGAATCAGAAAAAGTTTCTTTGACAAGGGATTATGCTGCTGGCATGAATAAGGAGCGACTTGTAGTGAAAGCAAACAATAA GGTAAATATCACAGAGGACAATAAGCACACAGTGAGTCCAAGTCCAGTGACAAAAGGAAAGGCTTCCAGGACACCTCGAACAAGCTCATTAATGGCAGCAAGTACATCTACTAATACTCCCCTCTCACCTGGGGGTTTTGATGGTTGGGAACAACCACCAGCCATAACCAAGGTCAATTCAGTTGGGGGGCCTAATAATCGCAAGCGTCCCATGCCTACAGGGTCATCATCTCCTCCAATGGCTAAATGGGTTGGTCAGAGACCACAAAAAATATCTCGTACCAGAAGGGTGAATGTAGTGTCTCCCGTCTCTAATCATGATGAAGGGCAGATGTCATCAGAAAGAGGACATGTTTCTGATTTTGCCACTCGAGTGACTTCTGGGATTGATGGGCCTCCTCTTGCCAAGGATGTGCTTAATGGAACCACACAAGTCAGAgtgaaacatgaaaatgtttcaTCTCCATCAAGATTATCTGAAAGTGAAGAATCTGGTGAAAATCGTGAGGGTAAGCCCAAGGACAAGAGAACAGGTAGTGGTGGGGTAGAGGAGAGATCGCTGAATCAGAATGCTGTTCCTTCTGTATTGGTTACAAAGAAGAATAAAACACTTGGTAGGGAAGACACTGGTGATGGTGTGCGAAGACAAGGAAGGACTGGTCGGGGTCCATCTTCTAGGACAAACATTTCACCAATGAGGGAGAAGTTGGAGAATCCAGCCTCGACCAAACCACTAAGACATACGAGGCCCATTTCAGACAAGAGCGGAAG CAAGACAGGTCGTCctcctcttaaaaaaatatcagatcGCAAGGCCTTCACTCGACTTGGGCAAATACCAATAATTGGTTCCCCAGATTTCTCAG gtgaATCGGATGACGATCGCGAAGAACTCTTAGCTGCTGCAAATTTTGCTTGCAATGCCAGCT ATCTTTCCTGTTCTGGTTCTTTTTGGAAGAAAATGGAGCCAGTTTTTGCTCCCATCTGCTCTGGGGATTCATCCTACTTGAAGCAACAG TTGAAGTCTGTGGAGGATCTCCACAAGAGATTATATGAGATGTTTGACTGCAGCAATAATTCG GGTGATTTTGTGCTTGAAGAAGACATTCCATCCCAACTTATTCATGAAGAAAGTGAGAGAAACTTGCAGGACCAGGATCCACCAAAAAAGTTGGCGAGGACTTCAGATTTGGTAGATCCAAAACAGGACAATAGTGCTGTATGTGGAGGCTCAAGAACAAGAAACAAAGTTACTCCACTGTACCAGAGAGTGTTGTCTGCTCTGATTGTAGAAGATGGGTCAGAAGAATTTGCAGAAAACAGTGGAGGGagaaatatttcttttcaatgtaCTGGAGATAGTTCTCCAGGTGATGATTGTCTCTCAGTGGATTTTGAGCCCGGGAGCACAAATggcattgattttaattatgaatcTATGTTGGGTTTTCAACATCAGAAGCAATCTTCCGTTGATGGTTTTTCTTGTAATGGAAATAGTACTGTTAATAGGATCAGTGGTTTTCACAATAATTCCTATATTGATCATTTGGTGCAAGGAGGTAATGGATTTATGCACTCAAAAACCGGAATGTTCCCTGGGAGTTTTGAGAATAATGATGAGAAATCAACCATACATTCAAATGCCATCAGCATGTCTGCATATGATTGCCAATATGGGCAACTAGGCCTGGAGGACAAACTCTTGATGGAGCTGCAGAGTGTTGGATTATATCCAGAAACAGTG CCTGATCTAGCAGATGGAGAGGATGAAGTGATTAATGAAGATATTATTGAGCTCCAGAAGAAACTTCAACAG GTTGGTAAAAAGGAACACTTGGACAATTTAACTAGAGCTGTTGAGGAGGGAAGGGAGTTGCAAGAATG GCCCCTTGAGCAGGTTGCAATGGATAGGCTTGTTGAATTGGCTCACAGAAAGCAGTTG GCCACCAAAGGAAATAATGCTTCAAAATTTGGGGTTCCAAAGGTTTCGAAACAAGTTGCCTTGGCTTTTACAAGGAGGACTCTTGCTAAATGTAGAAAATTTGAAGATACAGGCAAGAGTTGTTTTTGTGAGCCCCCCCTTCGAGATGTCATTTTCGCTGCACCTCGTGCAATTGTTGTGGAGTCCACAAGCTGTATTCAGGATCCTGGGGCTTCAG GCTCTTTCACTGGTAGAGCTGATAGGCATGATCTTCACAACGATAAATTTGGCAGGGGTGTATCATTAGACCATGATTTTGCCAGAACTGGACCATTATTGAACAGAGGGAGGAAGAAGGAACTACTGCTTGACGATGTTGGTGGTAATGCATTGTTCAAAACCACATCATCTCTTGGTAATACTCAGCTGGGTGGAGCCAAGGGAAAGAGAAGCGAGAGAGAAAGGGACAAGGATGTATTAGCTAGAAATTCTGTCACCAGAGCTGGTCGTGCTTCTCAGAGCAATATCAAGGGTGAccgtaaaacaaaatcaaaacccaagcAGAAGATTGCTCAGCTATCAGCTTCTGGAGATGGAATTATCAACAAGTTCAAAGAAACAGGTAGCCATAAGAAAAGAGAAGCTGGGGCAACATCCAAGGGTTCAAATCCTGTAGATTCATTGAAAAAAAGCAGAGGAGCGACAAACATTGCTGAGTTCCAAGATTTAGACTCTATAGAACTACACGAGGGCAATGATTTCAGTGACACTCAGGATCTgaatagtttgtttgatgggtTGCCAGAAAACGACTTTGCGGGTGAAATTCTACTTGATGACTTGCCCCTTCAAATTCCTatggacgacctttcaatgatTCTATAA